From one Anabas testudineus chromosome 21, fAnaTes1.2, whole genome shotgun sequence genomic stretch:
- the LOC113173198 gene encoding myosin light chain kinase, smooth muscle isoform X1, whose amino-acid sequence MEQSGRGNFSLAVGGVLEENCGQKHVVPSFQETGSCSAVPVLETKTSFWGPSPPKFITKPSRVFVQLGQSGKFTTRTTGRPQPQVTWYKGSVELQARSRFSVFECSGLHVLEIRDVCAQDAGSYMCSITNAAGTATATAELSVQGVPDGSSRTVHPPEDTQTRTSTRTVGTDAPSTPSAPSSQSEKRQRSPLPQAGQEATWRSRAAVQLPPVAERRCAAAQVHSGSRPGPVQTGSVSSVDRHRTNGDVRCSGAGLGAVRRSLSGSNLRFEVVPLDEKVSEGGLVSFTCPGGSEPPDFVSELQDSWVTEGQTISMQVSVEAEPPAAVHWLLNGCPVPGGARSSYVRGVATLTFQNASRRDEGVYVCVAENCHGRAETAARVQVKGVLQGRRSEVTEAPCFISCLKDLKVMDGSRVSMTVELSGHPPPEVVWFHDEQEVMESEDFHLLQEENCFTLLILEVFPEDTGTYSCRAWNQYGEAKTEAQLTVEEPQDGVQPWFITKPKPVSAVVGQHVLLSCAIAGDPFPQYTWTRTVLSRPLTSEGDYELLQREDVVSLLIRRVQKHHAGDYLISLRNAVGECSAVASLSVHDGDGTTGRQGGSPAAGRRGGAGGTVVLKGGAGGEGGVDQRSSSSSSSSSSSVGVSRQWQESKQEHNETVHLHKKKEGDQDQASAAPPGLLRHWVETREHGEEELRQRKVQQLDFRSLLGRRALKTKQGEEPREAGPATAEHHHHRHMDFKANLKGVKPKAEEERKVNSSQQVDFRSVLGKKGTPSSNGNKASETPGKNPASDFRSVLANKKKPLSPEKNGESEKTAVNNCVDGGINEKKSGGGGGGGGKAPEFIEKLSDVTVLDGQRLRLQCRLVDPADPTVTWTLDGKVIKPSKFIVLAKEDGVCSLTIDKALPEDEGQYKCRAETSAGKAECSCMVLVDDPAENSPADKKSKKSTPTSESEARIKKPTPKTPPKQALPPQILQFPEDMKILAGEKVEILCKFSGAPPINCTWLKFRKPIQEGSGDISIESTDTSSKLTISSGQQDHCGCYTIELRNSYGLRQAALNLTIVDKPDPPAKVPAASDIRRSSLTLSWYGPTYDGGSAVQSYNLEIWDSVEQQWKHLVSCNSTSYNVQNLLPERQYKFRVRAENIYGVGEPSAESEPVTVGLVDDENQDEAEEEDEDSEKEPDYRDVTIRTDVKVKELYDVEERLGTGKFGQVFKLVEKATKKVWAGKFIKAYSAKEKENVRQEIGIMNSLHHPKLVQCVDAFEGKSDIVMVLEMISGGELFERIIDEDFELTEREVIKYMLQIIDGVNFIHKQGIVHLDLKPENIMCVNKTGSKIKLIDFGLARRLENAGTLKVLFGTPEFVAPEVINYEAISYPTDMWSIGVICYILLSGLSPFMGDNDNETLSNVTSATWDFEDEAFDEISDNAKDFITKLLKKDMKARLTCAQCFEHPWLKQDTNTMKAKKLSKERMKKYILRRKWQKTGHAVRAIGRLSSMAMMAGVSAKKGSPTEEDNQFLECLEYEQKTECKPSFSAVIKDVEVVEGSAARFDCKIEGYPDPEVVWYKDDQPIKETRHFQIDYDEDGNCSLVISEVSGDDDAKYTVKAVNSLGEATCTAELLVEVMAGEEEEEEEEEE is encoded by the exons ATGGAGCAGAGTGGGCGGGGCAACTTCAGCCTGGCGGTGGGAGGAGTCCTGGAAG AGAACTGTGGGCAGAAACACGTGGTCCCATCCTTCCAGGAGACAGG GTCTTGCTCTGCAGTCCCAGTACTGGAGACCAAGACCAGTTTTTGGGGCCCGAGTCCACCGAAGTTCATCACCAAACCGAGCCGAGTGTTCGTCCAGCTGGGACAGAGCGGGAAGTTCACCACTAGAACAACAGGACGTCCACAGCCCCAGGTCACATGGTACAAG GGGTCGGTGGAGCTTCAGGCCCGCAGCCGGTTCAGTGTGTTCGAGTGCTCGGGGCTTCACGTGCTGGAGATACGGGACGTTTGCGCACAGGACGCCGGAAGTTACATGTGTTCGATCACCAACGCAGCAGGAACGGCGACCGCCACCGCTGAACTCAGTGTCCAGG gTGTTCCTGATGGCTCCTCCAG GACTGTGCACCCACCTGAGGACACACAAACCAGGACCAGCACCCGGACAGTGGGCACAGATGCACCCAGTACTCCCAGTGCCCCCAGCTCCCAGTCAGAGAAGCGGCAGCGGAGCCCCCTCCCTCAGGCTGGACAGGAAGCTACCTGGAGGAGCAGGGCTGCTGTACAGCTCCCTCCTGTGGCTGAGAGGAGATGTGCAGCTGCACAG GTCCACTCAGGGTCCAGGCCCGGTCCAGTTCAGACCGGATCAGTCAGTTCAGTCGACAGACACAG AACAAATGGTGATGTTCGGTGTTCTGGTGCTGGTCTCGGGGCTGTGAGGAGGTCGCTGTCCGGGTCCAACCTGCGGTTCGAGGTTGTTCCTCTGGACGAGAAGGTCTCAGAGGGAGGACTGGTCTCATTCACCTGCCCAG GTGGTTCTGAGCCTCCGGACTTCGTCAGTGAGCTGCAGGACTCCTGGGTCACCGAGGGCCAGACCATCAGCATGCAGGTCTCTGTTGAGGCAGAACCTCCTGCTGCCGTCCACTGGCTGCTCAACG GATGTCCTGTTCCAGGTGGGGCTCGGTCCTCATACGTAAGGGGAGTGGCCACGCTGACCTTCCAGAATGCATCACGGCGTGATGAAGGCGTGTACGTGTGTGTGGCCGAGAATTGTCATGGCAGAGCGGAGACTGCGGCCCGAGtccaggtcaaag GCGTGCTACAGGGTCgtaggtcagaggtcactgagGCTCCATGCTTCATCAGCTGCCTGAAGGACCTGAAGGTGATGGACGGCAGCAGAGTGAGCATGACGGTGGAGCTGAGCG GTCACCCCCCTCCAGAGGTGGTGTGGTTCCATGATGAGCAGGAAGTGATGGAGTCGGAGGACTTCCACCTCCTGCAGGAAGAGAACTGCTTCACGCTGCTGATTCTGGAGGTCTTCCCTGAGGACACAGGGACCTACAGCTGCCGGGCCTGGAACCAGTACGGAGAGGCCAAGACCGAGGCCCAACTCACTGTGGAGG AGCCTCAGGACGGCGTCCAGCCCTGGTTTATCACCAAACCCAAACCAGTGAGCGCCGTGGTGGGCCAACATGTCCTCCTCTCCTGTGCCATTGCCGGAGACCCGTTCCCCCAGTACACCTGGACCAGGACCGTTCTGAGCCGACCTCTGACTTCTGAAGGAGACTACGAGCTGCTTCAGAGAGAGGATGTCGTCTCACTGCTCATCAG GAGGGTTCAGAAGCATCATGCTGGAGACTACTTGATCAGCCTGAG GAACGCTGTTGGGGAGTGCAGCGCTGTGGCCAGTTTATCTGTTCATGATGGCGACGGAACAACAGGACGACAGGGTGGCAG CCCCGCAGCGggacgaagaggaggagctggGGGGACCGTGGTGCTGAAAGGAGGcgctggaggagaaggaggcgTGGaccagaggagcagcagcagcagcagcagcagcagtagtagtgtTGGTGTCAGTCGGCAGTGGCAGGAGTCCAAACAGGAGCACAACGAAACTGTGCACCTGCACAAGAAGAAGGAGGGTGACCAGGACCAGGCCTCCGCTGCCCCCCCAGGCCTCCTCAGACACTGGGTGGAAACCAGGGAGCACGGTGAAGAGGAGCTGCGACAGAGGAAGGTGCAGCAGCTGGACTTTCGCTCGCTGCTGGGACGCCGAGCTTTAAAAACCAAGCAGGGAGAAGAGCCCAGGGAGGCCGGCCCCGCCACCGCcgagcaccaccaccaccgccacaTGGATTTTAAGGCCAACCTGAAGGGCGTCAAACCCAAGGCCGAGGAGGAGCGCAAGGTGAACTCCTCACAGCAGGTAGATTTCCGTTCCGTGCTGGGGAAGAAGGGCACCCCCAGCAGCAACGGCAACAAAGCGTCTGAGACGCCTGGAAAGAACCCGGCTTCTGACTTTCGCTCTGTCCTCGCTAATAAGAAGAAACCACTGAGCCCCGAGAAGAACGGGGAGAGCGAGAAGACGGCGGTGAACAACTGTGTGGATGGAGGGATTAACGAGAAGAagagcggaggaggaggaggaggaggagggaaggcGCCGGAGTTCATAGAGAAGCTGAGCGACGTGACGGTGCTGGACGGGCAGCGGCTCCGGCTGCAGTGTCGCCTCGTCGACCCCGCAGACCCCACCGTCACCTGGACACTGGACGGGAAAGTCATCAAGCCGTCCAAGTTCATCGTCCTGGCCAaggaag aCGGCGTGTGCTCTCTGACCATAGACAAAGCTCTACCTGAGGACGAAGGCCAGTACAAATGCAGAGCTGAGACCTCAGCAGGAAAAGCTGAATGTTCCTGCATGGTTCTAGTGGACG ACCCAGCAGAAAACTCTCCAGCTGACAAGAAGTCCAAGAAGTCGACTCCGACCTCAGAGA GTGAAGCCAGAATCAAGAAACCAACTCCCAAGACGCCTCCCAAACAAG ctcttcctcctcagaTCCTGCAGTTCCCAGAGGACATGAAGATCCTGGCAGGAGAGAAAGTGGAGATCCTCTGCAAGTTCTCTGGAGCTCCACCAATCAACTGCACCTGGCTCAAGTTCAGGAAACCA ATCCAGGAGGGCTCAGGTGACATCTCCATAGAGAGCACTGACACCAGCAGTAAACTGACCATCTCCAGCGGTCAGCAGGATCACTGCGGCTGTTACACCATCGAGCTGAGGAACAGCTACGGCCTCCGACAGGCTGCCCTCAACCTCACTATCGTCG ATAAACCCGACCCACCAGCAAAGGTCCCTGCAGCCTCAGATATCCGGCGGTCCAGTCTGACACTGTCATGGTACGGGCCGACCTACGACGGAGGCAGCGCAGTCCAGTCCTACAACCTGGAGATCTGGGACTCTGTGGAGCAGCAGTGGAAACACCTGGTGTCCTGTAACAGCACCTCCTACAACGTCCAG AACCTTCTTCCAGAACGTCAGTATAAGTTCCGTGTCCGGGCAGAGAACATCTATGGGGTTGGAGAACCGAGTGCTGAGTCTGAACCAGTTACTGTTGGGCTGGTGGACGACG AGAACCAGGACGAGGccgaggaggaagatgaag ACTCAGAGAAGGAGCCCGACTACAGAGACGTGACCATCAGGACAGACGTGAAGGTGAAGGAGCTGTACGACGTGGAGGAGCGGTTGGGGAC gGGAAAGTTCGGTCAGGTCTTCAAACTGGTGGAGAAGGCCACCAAGAAGGTTTGGGCGGGAAAATTCATCAAGGCGTATTCAGCGAAGGAGAAGGAGAACGTCCGGCAGGAGATAGGCATCATGAACAGCCTCCATCACCCCAAACTTGTCCAGTGCGTGGACGCCTTCGAGGGCAAGTCCGACATCGTCATGGTCCTGGAGAT GATCTCAGGCGGCGAGCTGTTTGAACGGATCATCGACGAGGACTTTGAGCTGACGGAGAGGGAGGTGATCAAATACATGCTGCAGATCATCGACGGAGTCAACTTCATCCACAAACAGGGCATCGTCCACCTGGACCTCAAACCTGAGAACATCATGTGCGTCAACAAGACCGGCAGCAAGATCAAACTCATCGACTTTGGCCTCGCCAGACGGCTCG AAAATGCTGGGACCCTGAAGGTTTTGTTTGGGACCCCAGAGTTCGTGGCCCCAGAAGTGATCAACTACGAAGCCATCAGTTACCCCACAGACATGTGGAGTATAGGGGTCATCTGTTACATTCT GTTGAGCGGTCTGTCTCCTTTTATGGGCGACAACGACAACGAGACTCTGTCCAATGTCACCTCGGCCACGTGGGACTTTGAGGACGAGGCCTTTGATGAAATCTCGGACAACGCCAAAGACTTCATCACCAAACTGTTGAAGAAAGACATGAA AGCTCGGCTGACCTGCGCTCAGTGTTTCGAACACCCCTGGCTGAAGCAGGACACCAACACCATGAAGGCCAAGAAGCTCTCCaaggagaggatgaagaagTACATCTTGAGGAGGAAATGGCAG AAAACGGGTCACGCTGTTCGAGCCATCGGTCGACTGTCGTCCATGGCCATGATGGCCGGAGTCAGCGCCAAGAAGGGGTCTCCGACCGAAG aggacAACCAGTTCCTGGAGTGTTTGGAGTACGAGCAGAAGACCGAGTGTAAACCCAGTTTCAGCGCAGTCATCAAAGACGTGGAAGTGGTGGAGGGCAGTGCCGCTCGCTTTGACTGTAAGATAGAAG gCTACCCGGACCCCGAGGTGGTGTGGTACAAAGACGACCAGCCCATCAAAGAGACCCGACACTTCCAGATCGACTACGATGAAGACGGAAACTGCAGTCTGGTCAtttcagag GTATCAGGTGACGATGACGCCAAGTACACGGTGAAGGCCGTCAACAGTCTGGGGGAGGCCACGTGCACTGCCGAGCTGCTGGTGGAGGTGATggctggagaggaagaggaggaggaggaggaggaggaataa
- the LOC113173198 gene encoding myosin light chain kinase, smooth muscle isoform X2, producing the protein MMATEQQDDRVAAGRRGGAGGTVVLKGGAGGEGGVDQRSSSSSSSSSSSVGVSRQWQESKQEHNETVHLHKKKEGDQDQASAAPPGLLRHWVETREHGEEELRQRKVQQLDFRSLLGRRALKTKQGEEPREAGPATAEHHHHRHMDFKANLKGVKPKAEEERKVNSSQQVDFRSVLGKKGTPSSNGNKASETPGKNPASDFRSVLANKKKPLSPEKNGESEKTAVNNCVDGGINEKKSGGGGGGGGKAPEFIEKLSDVTVLDGQRLRLQCRLVDPADPTVTWTLDGKVIKPSKFIVLAKEDGVCSLTIDKALPEDEGQYKCRAETSAGKAECSCMVLVDDPAENSPADKKSKKSTPTSESEARIKKPTPKTPPKQALPPQILQFPEDMKILAGEKVEILCKFSGAPPINCTWLKFRKPIQEGSGDISIESTDTSSKLTISSGQQDHCGCYTIELRNSYGLRQAALNLTIVDKPDPPAKVPAASDIRRSSLTLSWYGPTYDGGSAVQSYNLEIWDSVEQQWKHLVSCNSTSYNVQNLLPERQYKFRVRAENIYGVGEPSAESEPVTVGLVDDENQDEAEEEDEDSEKEPDYRDVTIRTDVKVKELYDVEERLGTGKFGQVFKLVEKATKKVWAGKFIKAYSAKEKENVRQEIGIMNSLHHPKLVQCVDAFEGKSDIVMVLEMISGGELFERIIDEDFELTEREVIKYMLQIIDGVNFIHKQGIVHLDLKPENIMCVNKTGSKIKLIDFGLARRLENAGTLKVLFGTPEFVAPEVINYEAISYPTDMWSIGVICYILLSGLSPFMGDNDNETLSNVTSATWDFEDEAFDEISDNAKDFITKLLKKDMKARLTCAQCFEHPWLKQDTNTMKAKKLSKERMKKYILRRKWQKTGHAVRAIGRLSSMAMMAGVSAKKGSPTEEDNQFLECLEYEQKTECKPSFSAVIKDVEVVEGSAARFDCKIEGYPDPEVVWYKDDQPIKETRHFQIDYDEDGNCSLVISEVSGDDDAKYTVKAVNSLGEATCTAELLVEVMAGEEEEEEEEEE; encoded by the exons ATGATGGCGACGGAACAACAGGACGACAGGGTGGCAG CGggacgaagaggaggagctggGGGGACCGTGGTGCTGAAAGGAGGcgctggaggagaaggaggcgTGGaccagaggagcagcagcagcagcagcagcagcagtagtagtgtTGGTGTCAGTCGGCAGTGGCAGGAGTCCAAACAGGAGCACAACGAAACTGTGCACCTGCACAAGAAGAAGGAGGGTGACCAGGACCAGGCCTCCGCTGCCCCCCCAGGCCTCCTCAGACACTGGGTGGAAACCAGGGAGCACGGTGAAGAGGAGCTGCGACAGAGGAAGGTGCAGCAGCTGGACTTTCGCTCGCTGCTGGGACGCCGAGCTTTAAAAACCAAGCAGGGAGAAGAGCCCAGGGAGGCCGGCCCCGCCACCGCcgagcaccaccaccaccgccacaTGGATTTTAAGGCCAACCTGAAGGGCGTCAAACCCAAGGCCGAGGAGGAGCGCAAGGTGAACTCCTCACAGCAGGTAGATTTCCGTTCCGTGCTGGGGAAGAAGGGCACCCCCAGCAGCAACGGCAACAAAGCGTCTGAGACGCCTGGAAAGAACCCGGCTTCTGACTTTCGCTCTGTCCTCGCTAATAAGAAGAAACCACTGAGCCCCGAGAAGAACGGGGAGAGCGAGAAGACGGCGGTGAACAACTGTGTGGATGGAGGGATTAACGAGAAGAagagcggaggaggaggaggaggaggagggaaggcGCCGGAGTTCATAGAGAAGCTGAGCGACGTGACGGTGCTGGACGGGCAGCGGCTCCGGCTGCAGTGTCGCCTCGTCGACCCCGCAGACCCCACCGTCACCTGGACACTGGACGGGAAAGTCATCAAGCCGTCCAAGTTCATCGTCCTGGCCAaggaag aCGGCGTGTGCTCTCTGACCATAGACAAAGCTCTACCTGAGGACGAAGGCCAGTACAAATGCAGAGCTGAGACCTCAGCAGGAAAAGCTGAATGTTCCTGCATGGTTCTAGTGGACG ACCCAGCAGAAAACTCTCCAGCTGACAAGAAGTCCAAGAAGTCGACTCCGACCTCAGAGA GTGAAGCCAGAATCAAGAAACCAACTCCCAAGACGCCTCCCAAACAAG ctcttcctcctcagaTCCTGCAGTTCCCAGAGGACATGAAGATCCTGGCAGGAGAGAAAGTGGAGATCCTCTGCAAGTTCTCTGGAGCTCCACCAATCAACTGCACCTGGCTCAAGTTCAGGAAACCA ATCCAGGAGGGCTCAGGTGACATCTCCATAGAGAGCACTGACACCAGCAGTAAACTGACCATCTCCAGCGGTCAGCAGGATCACTGCGGCTGTTACACCATCGAGCTGAGGAACAGCTACGGCCTCCGACAGGCTGCCCTCAACCTCACTATCGTCG ATAAACCCGACCCACCAGCAAAGGTCCCTGCAGCCTCAGATATCCGGCGGTCCAGTCTGACACTGTCATGGTACGGGCCGACCTACGACGGAGGCAGCGCAGTCCAGTCCTACAACCTGGAGATCTGGGACTCTGTGGAGCAGCAGTGGAAACACCTGGTGTCCTGTAACAGCACCTCCTACAACGTCCAG AACCTTCTTCCAGAACGTCAGTATAAGTTCCGTGTCCGGGCAGAGAACATCTATGGGGTTGGAGAACCGAGTGCTGAGTCTGAACCAGTTACTGTTGGGCTGGTGGACGACG AGAACCAGGACGAGGccgaggaggaagatgaag ACTCAGAGAAGGAGCCCGACTACAGAGACGTGACCATCAGGACAGACGTGAAGGTGAAGGAGCTGTACGACGTGGAGGAGCGGTTGGGGAC gGGAAAGTTCGGTCAGGTCTTCAAACTGGTGGAGAAGGCCACCAAGAAGGTTTGGGCGGGAAAATTCATCAAGGCGTATTCAGCGAAGGAGAAGGAGAACGTCCGGCAGGAGATAGGCATCATGAACAGCCTCCATCACCCCAAACTTGTCCAGTGCGTGGACGCCTTCGAGGGCAAGTCCGACATCGTCATGGTCCTGGAGAT GATCTCAGGCGGCGAGCTGTTTGAACGGATCATCGACGAGGACTTTGAGCTGACGGAGAGGGAGGTGATCAAATACATGCTGCAGATCATCGACGGAGTCAACTTCATCCACAAACAGGGCATCGTCCACCTGGACCTCAAACCTGAGAACATCATGTGCGTCAACAAGACCGGCAGCAAGATCAAACTCATCGACTTTGGCCTCGCCAGACGGCTCG AAAATGCTGGGACCCTGAAGGTTTTGTTTGGGACCCCAGAGTTCGTGGCCCCAGAAGTGATCAACTACGAAGCCATCAGTTACCCCACAGACATGTGGAGTATAGGGGTCATCTGTTACATTCT GTTGAGCGGTCTGTCTCCTTTTATGGGCGACAACGACAACGAGACTCTGTCCAATGTCACCTCGGCCACGTGGGACTTTGAGGACGAGGCCTTTGATGAAATCTCGGACAACGCCAAAGACTTCATCACCAAACTGTTGAAGAAAGACATGAA AGCTCGGCTGACCTGCGCTCAGTGTTTCGAACACCCCTGGCTGAAGCAGGACACCAACACCATGAAGGCCAAGAAGCTCTCCaaggagaggatgaagaagTACATCTTGAGGAGGAAATGGCAG AAAACGGGTCACGCTGTTCGAGCCATCGGTCGACTGTCGTCCATGGCCATGATGGCCGGAGTCAGCGCCAAGAAGGGGTCTCCGACCGAAG aggacAACCAGTTCCTGGAGTGTTTGGAGTACGAGCAGAAGACCGAGTGTAAACCCAGTTTCAGCGCAGTCATCAAAGACGTGGAAGTGGTGGAGGGCAGTGCCGCTCGCTTTGACTGTAAGATAGAAG gCTACCCGGACCCCGAGGTGGTGTGGTACAAAGACGACCAGCCCATCAAAGAGACCCGACACTTCCAGATCGACTACGATGAAGACGGAAACTGCAGTCTGGTCAtttcagag GTATCAGGTGACGATGACGCCAAGTACACGGTGAAGGCCGTCAACAGTCTGGGGGAGGCCACGTGCACTGCCGAGCTGCTGGTGGAGGTGATggctggagaggaagaggaggaggaggaggaggaggaataa